Part of the Flavobacterium sp. MDT1-60 genome, TTTTTATGATAATCAGGATTAATTATTTCATCCCTGAATTCAATCATGTGAGACCACCAAACATGCTGCCTCCTAAAATAATGCCCGAAGGCCCAACAGATTTTATGAGAGGGGAAAGGCGTATTATAATGGCAAGAAGACAGCCTTTGTTTTTTAAAATTGGTCCTTCGTTATTTTATATATTAATTTTAACTATAAGTGCCATAATTAGAACGCTAACAGAATTTTACAACAATCAACAAAACAAGCTAATTGCCGAAACACATCGAACAAATACTGAATTAATTTATCTGCGTAAGCAAACAAATCCGCATTTTTTATTTAATTCTTTAAACAGTATTTATTCACTGGCACACAAAAAATCTGATTTGGTCCCTGACGCCATCGTAACATTGTCTGAATTAATGCGCTATATGCTGTATGAAACTGACAATAAAACGGTGGCTTTAGAAAAAGAAATTAATTATATCCAGAATTACATTGAGCTACAAAAACTAAGGCTCAACGATATTGAAGACATTGTTATAAACGTTCATGGTGATACCCGAAACAAATTTATAGAACCTTTGTTACTGATTTCGTTTGTTGAAAATGCATTTAAATACGGAACCGATTATAAAGGTGCGGCTCACGTAAAAATTAAAATTTTCATACATGAAAACAGTCTTGATTTTTGGATAGAAAATACTATTGAAGATTATACAAAAGATCCTGAAAATTCAGGAATCGGATTGGCTAATATAAAAAATCGTCTGGATTTGCTTTATCCAAACGCCCACGAATTAGATATAACGCAGGACAATCAGTATTACCGTGTGCATTTAAATTTAAAATTAGATGAAATTCAAACACCAATAAATTAATAACAATTGATTATGGACAGAAAAAAATTCATACGAAATGGCATTTTAGGAATTGCCTCGCTTGCTACAGCTTCAAAATTACTGGAATCATGCTCTAAAAGCGACAATGATGATTCGGACTCTGATTCTTCAACTGACGGAAGCTGCACTGTTTCTCCAACTGAAACAAAAGGTCCGTTTCCGATAAAAACTCCTAGCCAATTGGTTTTAGAGAATATAAAATCAGACCGGATTGGTGTTGCTTTACTTATTAACTTAACAATTGAAAATAAGAGCAATAATTGCGCTCCTCTGGAAGGTGTTCTCGTAGATGTATGGCATTGTGATAAAGATGGAAATTAC contains:
- a CDS encoding sensor histidine kinase, whose product is MNIDTIKNTSSNKILFHSIIWTFFILTSLIQFYESPFRINNDFYVQWFTGIVLFYLNYFYLVPALLLEKKYWLYFAFVLALILLFMIIRINYFIPEFNHVRPPNMLPPKIMPEGPTDFMRGERRIIMARRQPLFFKIGPSLFYILILTISAIIRTLTEFYNNQQNKLIAETHRTNTELIYLRKQTNPHFLFNSLNSIYSLAHKKSDLVPDAIVTLSELMRYMLYETDNKTVALEKEINYIQNYIELQKLRLNDIEDIVINVHGDTRNKFIEPLLLISFVENAFKYGTDYKGAAHVKIKIFIHENSLDFWIENTIEDYTKDPENSGIGLANIKNRLDLLYPNAHELDITQDNQYYRVHLNLKLDEIQTPIN